Proteins co-encoded in one Garra rufa chromosome 21, GarRuf1.0, whole genome shotgun sequence genomic window:
- the ero1a gene encoding LOW QUALITY PROTEIN: ERO1-like protein alpha (The sequence of the model RefSeq protein was modified relative to this genomic sequence to represent the inferred CDS: deleted 2 bases in 1 codon) codes for MTMKSLILLALLLTSVHVTTAGSAAHRCFCQVTGTLDDCACDVETIDSFNNKEIFPKLQKLLSSDYFRFYKVNLNNPCPFWTDHSQCGLSYCAVKPCTPGEVPEGLISSSYKYSEAASLEIEECEKAEKLGAVNGSLSDETRQALQEWKKHDDESDRFCMLDDEDSPESQYVDLLLNPERFTGYKGPEAWRIWNSIYEENCFKPYSVKRPLNPLAANSGDDGQGFYRWLEGLCVEKRAFFRLISGLHASINIHLSARYLLDENWFQMKWGHNVSEFQLRFDEELTEGEGPKRLRNLYFLYLIELRALAKILPYFERPTFHLYTGQSTQDNENKELLLELLHVAKSFPLHFDETALFAGNKKEAIKLKEDFKLTFKNISRIMDCVECFKCRLWGKLQTQGLGTALKILFSERQIEAMPNKQHQSIISAQPAGNCLFVQCLWKDLHKCQRAGELPVTVVKYQTVTVKPSFRHSQKFDICFGFNYCFQKDVFLLKN; via the exons ATGACAATGAAATCCCTTATCCTGTTGGCGCTTTTACTCACCAGCGTCCACGTGACGACCGCAGGATCCGCTGCGCACAGGTGCTTCTGCCAG GTCACTGGGACTCTTGATGATTGTGCTTGTGATGTTGAGACCATCGACAGCTTCAACAACAAAGAAATCTTTCCCAAACTACAGAAACTACTATCATCTGATTATTTCCGCTTTTATAAG GTCAATCTGAACAACCCCTGTCCATTCTGGACAGACCACAGTCAGTGTGGACTCTCATACTGTGCTGTGAAACCGTGCACACCG GGTGAAGTACCAGAAGGCCTTATATCCAGCAGTTATAAG TATTCAGAAGCAGCCAGTCTGGAGATAGAGGAGTGTGAGAAGGCAGAGAAACTTGGAGCCGTCAACGGTTCTCTAAG TGATGAGACACGTCAGGCTCTTCAGGAGTGGAAGAAACACGATGATGAATCAGACCGCTTCTGCATGTTGGATG ATGAGGACTCGCCTGAATCGCAGTATGTCGACCTCCTGCTCAACCCTGAGCGTTTCACCGGCTATAAAGGACCAGAGGCCTGGAGGATCTGGAACAGCATATATGAGGAGAACTGCTTCAA ACCGTATTCCGTTAAACGGCCACTGAATCCTTTGGCGGCTAACAGCG GAGATGATG GGCAGGGCTTCTACCGCTGGCTAGAGG GCTTGTGTGTGGAGAAACGAGCGTTCTTCAGGCTGATCTCAGGACTGCATGCCAGTATAAACATACACCTGAGTGCCAGGTACCTACTAGACG AAAACTGGTTCCAAATGAAGTGGGGTCACAATGTCTCGGAGTTCCAGCTGAGGTTTGACGAGGAGCTGACAGAAGGGGAAGGGCCAAAGAGGCTACGCAACCTCTACTTCCTGTACCTCATTGAGCTGAGAGCTCTGGCAAAAATACTCCCTTATTTTGAACGTCCCACATTTCATTTGTACACCGGCCAATCCACACAAGACAATGAGAACAAGGAACTGCTTCTAGAGCTCCTGCATGTGGCCAA ATCATTTCCATTGCATTTTGATGAGACTGCTCTGTTTGCTGGAAATAAGAAGGAAGCCATAAAACTGAAA GAAGACTTCAAGCTGACTTTCAAAAACATCTCGCGGATCATGGACTGTGTTGAGtgctttaaatgcagactttgggGCAAATTGCAG ACCCAGGGCCTGGGAACCGCTTTGAAAATCCTGTTCTCAGAAAGGCAAATAGAGGCAATGCCCAAC AAGCAACACCAATCCATCATTTCAGCTCAGCCGGCAGGAAATTGTCTCTTTGTTCAATGCCTTTGGAAG GATCTCCACAAGTGTCAGAGAGCTGGAGAACTTCCGGTCACTGTTGTCAAATATCAAACAGTGACTGTAAAGCCTTCATTCAGACACAGTCAAAAATTTGACATTTGTTTTGGATTCAATTACTGTTTTCAGAAAGATGTTTTTTTACTTAAGAATTGA